The Candidatus Bathyarchaeota archaeon nucleotide sequence TAACCAGCGTTTTACTCGGTGCAATCTATTTAGCACCAATTCTGTTCATTGCATTTGTTATTGTGGCTTATCTAAAAGGAACTGAAAGATGGCCAAAAATGTTGAATGTGTTACTAGTACTTTGGTTACTTGCATTTGCAATATTGACTTTCATTGAAATAGTTTTCATAGGACCTTTGGCTCCAATAATTTACATCTCTTTAATTGCTATAAGTTCAGTGATGATAGCTGGGATATTAACATTAGCTCTAGATAATTTGGTTTTTTCAAGGATACGAACAATAGAAACTTAGATCTTCCCAACCATTTTTTCTTTTTAGACTTTCATTGGCTATCTAAGTTGTTATTTCCTAAGCATACATGAATTGAGTGTTGATTAGGTTACTGAATAGCTCACGATAAAATTAATAACCACAAATGAATTACAACAATGTCTAAAAATCTATAAAACATTGAAGGTATGATTGCACAGGAGATTTAGTCTTGAAGAAAACCTCCGTAGAGCTTGAAAAATCAGTAGGCAAGATATTATGGCATGATGTTACTAAGATCATCAAAGGAAAATTCAAGGGCCCGCTATTTAAGAAGGGTCATATGATCCGTGAGGAGGATCTGGAAGAACTTCGCAAGATTGGGAAAAACAATATCTACGTACTGGAACTCGAAAAGGATGAAATTCATGAATTAGATGGTGCAAAAGAAATTGCAAAAACAATCGCTGGCAATGATATTGAAGTTGGCGAACCATCTGAAGGCTCTGTTGCTTTGTCTGCGAATATCGGTGGAATACTGAAAATCGACATCGATAAGATCAAAGCAATAAACCAGATTGGTGAGGTAGCCGTTGCTACGCAACATACAAATAGTGTTGTATGGCCTGAGGATAAAGTTGCAGTATCGAAAGTAATACCCCTTGTTGTGAAAGAAGAAAAGATCAAAAAGGTTGGAGAGATCAGCTTTAGCGGGGATAAGCCAGTTAGAATATTACCATTCAAAAACAATAAAGTTTCACTTGTAATCACAGGGACCGAGGTATACGAAGGAATAGTTAAAGATGAATTTGGGCCTATCATGAGCAAAACAATAGAGAAATTCGGTTCCAAAGTGATAAATGTAATCTACGTACCTGATAAATTGAGCGAGATTGTTGATGCTATTAATAAGGTAAAAGAAGATAGCGATCTAATAATAATGACCGGTGGTATGGCCGTTGATCCAGATGATTTGACCATGCCCAGTGTTTTAAAGGCTGGTGCAAA carries:
- a CDS encoding molybdopterin-binding protein — encoded protein: MKKTSVELEKSVGKILWHDVTKIIKGKFKGPLFKKGHMIREEDLEELRKIGKNNIYVLELEKDEIHELDGAKEIAKTIAGNDIEVGEPSEGSVALSANIGGILKIDIDKIKAINQIGEVAVATQHTNSVVWPEDKVAVSKVIPLVVKEEKIKKVGEISFSGDKPVRILPFKNNKVSLVITGTEVYEGIVKDEFGPIMSKTIEKFGSKVINVIYVPDKLSEIVDAINKVKEDSDLIIMTGGMAVDPDDLTMPSVLKAGAKIKTYGAPVQPGFMFMLAELEGKPILGIPACAIFYNATIMDLVLPRVLAGENLEADDIISLAHGGLCLKCEDCRFPVCPFGRGEC